Proteins encoded by one window of Maliibacterium massiliense:
- a CDS encoding HD domain-containing protein, producing MADAQLQLHIPAYLADVCARLRACGAPVYLVGGVVRDALLGMDASLVTDVDVCGPLPPDALACAAAPLAGVTLKPRNSALGTVELHVQDARGARHMLEYTTYRTDSYRGGAHRPDAVAFVDTPEADALRRDFTCNALYYAPDTGELRDPLGGLSDIRQRVLRTTRAPDAVFGEDGLRTLRLARFAARLRFSIDQASWRGACAHVHLLADIAPERIQSELNAMLLCDARYPQFAQAGEASCVLVALRLLHDMGALAYIIPELLEGDNLDQNCVWHAYPVMEHLFHTCTCADPTLVMRLAGLLHDIGKPRALREHGRMLGHDAIGAEMARAILTRLRYPKDVIARVCAIVANHMYDLDGKAKPKTMRRRFLALGPQQVEDLIAIRRADVLGSGIETQEPAVCGKWRRTLHEMQARRTPFAPSDLALSGQDVMRLAHLAPGPAVGEAMQYLLRSVVHCPEKNTPAHLARLLAAWPGPKNG from the coding sequence ATGGCAGACGCGCAGCTGCAACTGCATATCCCCGCCTATTTGGCGGATGTGTGCGCGCGCCTGCGCGCGTGCGGCGCGCCCGTGTACCTGGTGGGGGGCGTGGTGCGCGACGCGCTGCTGGGCATGGACGCCTCTTTGGTGACGGACGTGGACGTCTGCGGGCCACTGCCGCCTGACGCGCTCGCATGCGCGGCCGCACCGCTTGCAGGCGTCACGCTCAAGCCGCGAAACAGCGCCCTGGGCACGGTGGAGCTGCACGTGCAGGACGCGCGCGGCGCGCGCCACATGCTGGAGTACACCACCTACCGCACCGATTCCTACCGCGGCGGGGCGCATCGCCCCGATGCGGTGGCGTTTGTCGATACGCCCGAGGCGGACGCGCTGCGGCGGGATTTCACCTGCAACGCGCTATACTACGCGCCTGATACCGGCGAGCTGCGCGATCCGCTGGGCGGGCTTTCAGATATCCGGCAGCGCGTGCTGCGCACCACGCGCGCGCCCGACGCGGTGTTTGGCGAGGATGGCCTGCGCACGCTACGCTTGGCCCGCTTTGCCGCGCGGCTGCGCTTTTCCATTGACCAGGCCTCCTGGCGCGGCGCCTGCGCGCACGTGCATCTGCTTGCGGATATCGCGCCCGAGCGCATTCAATCTGAGCTCAACGCCATGCTGCTGTGCGACGCGCGATACCCCCAGTTTGCCCAGGCAGGGGAGGCGTCCTGCGTGCTTGTGGCGCTGCGCCTGCTGCACGATATGGGGGCGCTCGCCTACATCATCCCCGAGCTATTGGAGGGCGACAACCTGGACCAAAACTGCGTGTGGCACGCCTATCCCGTGATGGAACACCTGTTTCACACCTGTACGTGCGCCGATCCCACGCTGGTGATGCGCCTGGCGGGCCTGCTGCACGATATCGGCAAGCCGCGCGCGCTGCGGGAGCACGGCCGCATGCTGGGCCACGACGCGATCGGCGCCGAGATGGCGCGCGCGATTCTGACGCGCCTGCGCTATCCCAAGGACGTGATCGCGCGCGTGTGCGCCATTGTGGCCAACCATATGTACGATCTGGACGGCAAGGCCAAGCCCAAAACGATGCGGCGGCGGTTCCTCGCGCTGGGGCCGCAGCAGGTGGAGGACCTCATCGCCATCCGGCGGGCGGACGTGCTGGGCTCGGGTATCGAAACGCAGGAGCCTGCGGTGTGCGGCAAATGGCGGCGCACCCTCCATGAAATGCAGGCGCGCCGCACCCCCTTTGCGCCGTCCGATCTTGCCCTTAGCGGGCAGGACGTGATGCGCCTTGCGCATCTGGCGCCCGGTCCGGCGGTGGGCGAGGCGATGCAGTACCTGCTGCGCAGCGTGGTGCACTGCCCGGAGAAAAACACGCCCGCGCACCTGGCGCGCCTGCTGGCCGCCTGGCCCGGGCCGAAAAACGGATAA
- a CDS encoding GNAT family N-acetyltransferase, whose amino-acid sequence MRRILSINPPHRRALLPLLLLADPEEAVVAAYLKQGTLFCCRWQGRICGVLLLVPHSARVCELKNLAVAPALQRQGIGTLLVRAACAAARRRYDAMIVGTALADGSTVAFYTRLGFVYDHTDEGFFVRNYSQPVIDNGYLCQDMLFFRRTL is encoded by the coding sequence ATGCGCCGCATCCTCTCGATCAATCCGCCCCACCGGCGAGCGCTGCTGCCCCTATTGCTGCTGGCCGATCCCGAGGAGGCGGTGGTCGCCGCCTATCTAAAACAGGGCACGCTCTTTTGCTGCCGCTGGCAGGGACGCATCTGCGGGGTGCTGCTGTTGGTACCCCACAGCGCGCGCGTCTGCGAGCTGAAGAACCTGGCGGTCGCGCCCGCGCTGCAGCGGCAGGGCATCGGCACGCTGCTGGTGCGCGCGGCCTGCGCCGCCGCGCGCCGGCGCTATGACGCGATGATTGTGGGAACGGCGCTTGCGGACGGCAGCACCGTGGCCTTCTACACCCGCCTGGGGTTCGTCTACGACCACACGGACGAGGGCTTTTTTGTACGCAACTACAGCCAGCCCGTCATAGACAACGGCTATCTGTGCCAGGATATGCTGTTTTTCCGCCGAACCCTGTAG
- a CDS encoding gamma-glutamyl-gamma-aminobutyrate hydrolase family protein (Members of this family of hydrolases with an active site Cys residue belong to MEROPS family C26.), whose product MPVHIGVTCALAAAGPFLPDTYRRALAAAGIAYDVLACDGALDARALAKRLDALLLTGGGDVAPSRFGEADAGSTDVDTRRDRDELALVEAFMQRKKPVFGICRGVQVLNIALGGDIYQDLAAQRGIAHPNAVDHMVRVAPNSFLNSGACDAWHAVTSTHHQGLRRLGAGLVACAWDETRLVEAVARPDARLYGVQWHPERMNDDFGRLFFVQLRRAAGR is encoded by the coding sequence ATGCCGGTGCACATTGGCGTGACATGCGCGCTTGCGGCAGCTGGCCCGTTTTTGCCGGATACCTACCGGCGCGCGCTTGCAGCAGCGGGCATCGCCTACGACGTGCTGGCCTGTGACGGCGCGCTGGACGCGCGGGCGCTGGCCAAGCGCCTGGATGCGCTGCTGCTGACGGGCGGGGGAGACGTGGCGCCCAGCCGTTTCGGCGAAGCAGATGCGGGCAGTACGGACGTGGACACGCGCAGGGACCGCGACGAGCTGGCGCTAGTGGAGGCCTTTATGCAGCGCAAAAAGCCGGTCTTTGGCATCTGCCGGGGCGTGCAGGTGCTCAACATTGCGCTGGGCGGGGATATCTACCAGGACCTTGCCGCGCAGCGCGGCATTGCGCACCCAAACGCGGTGGATCACATGGTGCGCGTGGCGCCGAACAGCTTTTTAAACAGCGGCGCGTGCGACGCGTGGCACGCGGTCACCAGCACCCACCATCAGGGCCTGCGGCGGCTGGGCGCGGGGCTGGTCGCGTGCGCGTGGGATGAGACGCGCCTGGTGGAGGCGGTGGCGCGGCCCGATGCGCGCCTCTACGGCGTGCAGTGGCATCCCGAGCGCATGAACGACGACTTTGGCAGGCTGTTTTTCGTGCAGCTGCGCCGCGCGGCGGGGCGCTAG
- a CDS encoding AAA family ATPase: protein MNSVKIVAIANQKGGVGKTTTAINLAACVAKCGKRTLAVDIDPQGNMTSGLGVNKNSDAPAVYDVLVNDTPMAETIVPTPMEHLHLVPANISLAGAEIELVSVMAREYILKKALAQLGGAYDYVFIDCPPSLGLLTLNALTAADKLLVPIQCEFFALEGLTQLMNTVALVRRHLNADLQVEGVVMTMFDARTNLSQQVVQEVKKFFPDRVYGAFIPRNIRLAEAPSFGLPVVMYDPKCSGAEAYMDLAREFIQANSGEGV, encoded by the coding sequence ATGAATTCCGTGAAAATTGTGGCCATTGCCAATCAGAAGGGCGGCGTGGGCAAGACGACCACCGCCATCAACCTTGCCGCGTGCGTCGCCAAGTGTGGCAAGCGCACCCTTGCGGTGGATATCGACCCCCAGGGCAACATGACAAGCGGCCTGGGCGTCAACAAAAACAGCGACGCGCCCGCCGTGTACGATGTGCTGGTCAACGATACGCCCATGGCGGAGACCATCGTGCCCACGCCCATGGAGCACCTGCATCTCGTGCCCGCCAACATCTCGCTGGCCGGCGCGGAGATTGAGCTGGTGAGCGTGATGGCGCGGGAGTATATTTTAAAAAAAGCGCTGGCGCAGCTGGGCGGCGCCTACGATTATGTGTTCATCGATTGCCCGCCCTCGCTGGGGCTGCTCACCCTCAACGCGCTCACCGCGGCGGATAAACTGCTGGTGCCCATCCAGTGCGAGTTCTTTGCGCTGGAGGGCCTCACCCAGCTGATGAACACTGTGGCGCTGGTGCGCCGCCACCTCAATGCAGACCTGCAGGTGGAGGGCGTGGTGATGACCATGTTTGACGCGCGCACCAATCTCTCCCAGCAGGTGGTGCAGGAGGTCAAAAAGTTCTTTCCGGATCGGGTGTACGGCGCCTTTATTCCGCGCAACATCCGCCTGGCGGAGGCGCCCAGCTTCGGCCTTCCGGTGGTGATGTACGATCCCAAGTGCAGCGGCGCGGAGGCGTACATGGATCTGGCCCGGGAGTTCATTCAGGCCAACAGCGGGGAGGGTGTGTAA
- a CDS encoding DUF951 domain-containing protein, which translates to MLANDWGVAVGDIVRTKKAHPCGSDVWRVIRTGADIKIRCQGCGRIVMLARADFLKRVKQVVAHATSEGETHA; encoded by the coding sequence ATGCTTGCAAATGACTGGGGCGTGGCGGTAGGCGACATCGTGCGCACAAAAAAAGCGCATCCCTGCGGAAGCGATGTGTGGCGGGTGATCCGCACCGGCGCGGATATCAAAATCCGCTGCCAGGGCTGCGGCCGCATCGTGATGCTTGCCCGCGCGGATTTTCTCAAGCGCGTCAAACAGGTGGTCGCGCACGCCACATCGGAAGGTGAAACCCATGCATAA
- a CDS encoding DUF6273 domain-containing protein has translation MLFKCKICGGELEIKSGANIAQCPYCGTKQTLPRLDSERRANLYDRANHFRRNNDFDRALGLYEAILSEDNTDAEAHWSCVLCRFGIAYVEDPATHRRVPTCNRTLHTSIYMDADYQAALAHAQDSAQRQMYEEEARQIDALQKHILAVSSQEAPFDVFICYKETDAAGQRTPDSVLAGELYQELTDAGYKVFFSRITLEDKLGAAYEPYIFAALSTARVMVVIGTRPEYFTAVWVRNEWSRYLALIAQGEKKVLIPAYRDMDPYDLPEAFSHLQAQDMSKLGFMQDLLRGIEKIAPLPKAAADMPDVVARSAQPDTDALIRRLYLFLEDGEWQQAARYCEKVLDRDPESALAYVGRLMVALRVRFQDELADCALPFDDSSDYEKALRFGDAALKSQLQGYNQAIRNRIMDNRYTQAVQRMRKAQHAKDYLDAAEQLRALEGYRDADALAAQCAQAAEEARRETTYQHALQAQETDTLLSQEEALRQFESITDYRDSAARAADCRRRIDLLRDEKARQEYAAQQEEIRSAKMRVRKRIIAGIAIIVFALAAAGLFTLFTEILPARRLEETYTHAVEAFDAADYSTANRLFSELGDYRESEAYRAQIPWSSLQPGDLVLFGEWVQGKYNFSPAQAISWRILAQEDNKVLLLSEHVLAVKPFLDDDPKYASEWGNASIRTWLNEDFYMNAFTQDEQLSIVPFIPAVEDSGGSPDRVFLLSVEEAKTYLQVPSKAAIATATQQAAQFLFGNKETPPTRWWLRSRSDRALTSRIMLVNEDGNLSDGYPTFEEGIRPAIWVELEY, from the coding sequence ATGCTATTTAAATGCAAAATCTGCGGCGGTGAGCTGGAGATCAAGTCAGGCGCCAACATCGCGCAATGCCCGTACTGCGGCACCAAGCAGACATTGCCCCGCCTCGATTCCGAGCGCAGGGCCAACCTCTATGACCGCGCCAACCATTTCCGCAGAAACAACGACTTTGACCGCGCGCTGGGCCTTTACGAAGCCATCCTCAGCGAGGATAACACCGACGCCGAGGCCCACTGGTCCTGCGTGCTGTGCCGCTTTGGCATCGCATACGTGGAGGACCCCGCCACACACAGGCGCGTGCCCACCTGTAACCGCACGCTACATACCTCCATTTACATGGACGCGGACTACCAGGCCGCCCTCGCCCACGCGCAGGATAGCGCGCAGCGTCAGATGTACGAGGAGGAAGCCCGGCAGATCGACGCACTGCAAAAGCACATTTTGGCCGTCTCCAGCCAGGAGGCCCCCTTTGACGTATTCATCTGCTACAAGGAGACGGACGCGGCAGGGCAGCGCACGCCGGACAGCGTGCTTGCGGGGGAACTCTACCAGGAGCTGACCGATGCGGGCTACAAGGTGTTCTTCTCCCGCATCACGTTGGAGGATAAGCTGGGCGCGGCCTACGAGCCCTATATCTTCGCGGCGCTGAGCACCGCGCGCGTGATGGTGGTGATCGGCACCAGGCCGGAATACTTTACCGCCGTGTGGGTGCGCAACGAGTGGAGCCGCTACCTGGCCCTGATCGCGCAGGGGGAAAAGAAGGTGCTCATCCCCGCCTATCGGGATATGGACCCCTACGACCTGCCCGAGGCCTTCTCCCACCTGCAGGCGCAGGATATGAGCAAGCTGGGCTTTATGCAGGACCTGCTGCGCGGCATTGAAAAGATCGCCCCCCTGCCAAAGGCCGCGGCAGACATGCCGGACGTGGTGGCGCGCTCCGCGCAGCCCGATACGGACGCGCTGATCCGGCGCCTCTATCTCTTTTTGGAGGATGGGGAGTGGCAGCAGGCCGCGCGCTACTGCGAAAAGGTGCTCGACCGCGATCCGGAGAGCGCTCTGGCCTACGTGGGGCGCCTGATGGTGGCCCTGCGCGTGCGCTTTCAGGACGAGCTTGCGGACTGCGCGCTGCCCTTTGACGACAGCAGCGACTATGAAAAGGCGCTGCGCTTTGGCGATGCGGCGCTGAAAAGCCAGCTGCAGGGGTATAACCAGGCCATCCGCAACCGCATTATGGATAACCGCTACACCCAGGCCGTGCAAAGAATGCGGAAGGCGCAGCATGCCAAGGACTACCTTGACGCCGCAGAGCAGCTGCGCGCGCTGGAAGGGTACAGGGACGCGGACGCGCTTGCCGCGCAGTGCGCGCAGGCGGCGGAGGAAGCGCGGCGGGAGACGACGTACCAGCACGCGCTTCAGGCGCAGGAAACCGATACGCTGCTCTCCCAAGAGGAGGCGCTGCGCCAGTTTGAAAGCATCACGGATTACCGGGACAGCGCCGCGCGCGCCGCTGACTGCCGCCGCCGCATCGACCTTTTGCGCGATGAGAAGGCGCGGCAGGAATATGCTGCGCAGCAGGAGGAAATACGCAGTGCAAAAATGCGTGTACGCAAGCGTATCATCGCGGGTATTGCCATCATTGTTTTTGCGTTGGCCGCGGCGGGGCTTTTTACGCTATTTACCGAGATCTTGCCCGCGCGCCGCTTAGAGGAAACGTATACGCACGCGGTGGAGGCGTTCGACGCCGCCGATTACTCAACAGCAAACCGGCTGTTTTCTGAGCTGGGCGATTATCGTGAAAGCGAGGCCTACCGTGCCCAGATCCCATGGTCCTCGCTGCAGCCCGGCGATCTCGTTTTGTTTGGCGAATGGGTGCAGGGTAAGTACAATTTTAGTCCCGCGCAAGCTATCTCCTGGCGTATCCTCGCCCAAGAAGATAATAAAGTCCTATTGCTTTCTGAGCATGTGCTCGCCGTGAAGCCTTTCTTAGATGATGATCCAAAGTACGCCTCCGAATGGGGGAACGCCTCCATTAGGACCTGGTTAAATGAAGATTTTTACATGAATGCTTTTACCCAGGATGAGCAGCTTTCCATAGTGCCATTCATTCCTGCCGTTGAAGACAGTGGCGGCTCTCCTGATCGTGTGTTTCTTCTTAGTGTGGAGGAAGCTAAAACCTATCTCCAGGTACCGTCGAAGGCTGCGATTGCTACGGCAACGCAGCAAGCCGCACAGTTTTTATTCGGGAACAAAGAAACACCCCCTACAAGATGGTGGCTACGTTCACGGAGCGATCGAGCTTTAACCAGCAGAATCATGCTGGTAAATGAAGATGGCAACCTCTCCGACGGCTACCCAACGTTTGAAGAGGGCATTCGACCCGCAATATGGGTGGAGCTTGAATATTAG
- a CDS encoding GNAT family N-acetyltransferase, whose protein sequence is MRIFAVKERTPLLHEQLLEIWEKSVRATHLFLSDHAIKEIKKYIPQAIDEVAHLVVAENEDKHPVAFMGIERRTLAMLFITPEARGNGLGRRLIRYGIAHYAIQEVAVNEQNLLAKGFYAHMGFQVYKRTDHDEQGNPYPLLYMKLH, encoded by the coding sequence ATGCGCATTTTTGCAGTGAAAGAAAGAACGCCGTTGCTGCATGAACAGCTACTAGAAATATGGGAAAAATCAGTGAGAGCGACGCATCTGTTTCTATCGGATCATGCAATAAAAGAGATTAAAAAGTATATCCCGCAGGCCATCGACGAGGTTGCGCACCTGGTTGTCGCAGAGAACGAGGATAAACATCCTGTCGCTTTTATGGGGATAGAGAGGCGGACGCTTGCCATGCTGTTTATCACACCGGAGGCGAGAGGAAACGGTCTGGGGAGGCGGCTGATACGTTATGGCATAGCGCATTACGCGATCCAGGAAGTGGCTGTCAATGAACAGAACCTCCTTGCAAAAGGGTTTTACGCGCACATGGGCTTTCAGGTCTATAAAAGGACGGATCATGATGAACAGGGCAATCCCTATCCGCTTTTGTACATGAAGCTGCATTGA
- a CDS encoding CvpA family protein: protein MNIIDVAILAAIAVFVILGWYRGFLNSAMHIASFFLSWGIAAAFYRPLAHGLDAKHNIVSYLLQFGEGADRIADVELARTPITQLSAETVADAVQKANYPSFIEKLLQKNITGEVFADKGIATLAEYFNQTVMCVILNILCFVGLFVIAMIVLSVIIAMANAVLRLPVLHRFDGLMGAGMGLIMGLLIVQVLFMLVPAVMPLLPYEQIENLFSQGMLSSLFYKGNFFLQIIRGTV, encoded by the coding sequence TTGAATATTATCGACGTAGCCATACTGGCGGCAATCGCCGTGTTCGTCATATTGGGATGGTACCGCGGGTTTCTCAACTCCGCGATGCACATCGCCTCCTTTTTCCTTTCGTGGGGCATTGCAGCGGCGTTTTACCGCCCCCTTGCCCACGGCCTGGACGCCAAACACAACATCGTCTCTTACCTGCTGCAGTTTGGCGAGGGCGCCGACCGCATTGCGGATGTGGAGCTTGCACGCACCCCCATCACCCAGCTCTCCGCCGAGACGGTGGCGGACGCGGTGCAGAAGGCCAACTACCCCAGCTTTATCGAAAAGCTGCTGCAAAAGAACATCACCGGCGAGGTGTTTGCCGATAAAGGCATCGCCACGCTTGCGGAGTATTTCAACCAGACCGTGATGTGCGTCATCCTCAACATCCTCTGCTTTGTGGGCCTGTTTGTCATCGCCATGATCGTGCTTTCAGTGATCATCGCCATGGCCAACGCCGTGCTGCGCCTGCCCGTGCTACACCGCTTTGACGGCCTGATGGGCGCGGGGATGGGGCTGATCATGGGCCTTTTGATCGTGCAGGTGCTCTTTATGCTGGTGCCCGCGGTCATGCCGCTGCTGCCCTACGAGCAGATCGAGAACCTGTTCTCGCAGGGCATGTTATCCTCCCTCTTTTACAAGGGGAATTTCTTTTTGCAGATCATACGGGGCACCGTATAG
- a CDS encoding mechanosensitive ion channel family protein, translated as MPENAWTKFITWLSTDVPGAALAFGIKLAQLVLVFVLAKILIAAGKRLLKRILKRSEGKAGSRLQVDPHKADTLLTLGSSIISYTVYFFAIAAALDIFGLGITAGSLLATAGIGGIAVGLGAQSLLNDVITGFFMLFEDQIQVGDWVEIAGVSGTVESISLRCCSVRAFGGELHIIPNGKIDKVTNYCRGPMKALVDISISPEADMATVNQALGEAAEEFARAQAGQIVSPPEVMGITALEQGVLRLRVVCAMQQNTQWAGERELRRLVLKALQAHNVALAPPRAHVHLYSEAPKE; from the coding sequence ATGCCGGAAAATGCTTGGACAAAATTCATCACATGGCTCAGCACGGACGTGCCGGGCGCGGCGCTTGCCTTTGGCATCAAGCTGGCGCAGCTTGTGCTGGTGTTTGTGCTGGCAAAAATCCTGATCGCGGCGGGCAAACGGCTGCTCAAGCGGATCCTCAAGCGCAGTGAGGGCAAGGCGGGCAGCCGCCTGCAGGTGGATCCCCACAAGGCGGACACGCTGCTGACGCTGGGTTCGAGCATCATCAGCTACACGGTGTATTTTTTTGCCATTGCCGCGGCGCTGGATATCTTCGGGCTGGGCATCACGGCGGGGAGTCTCCTTGCCACGGCGGGCATCGGTGGCATTGCGGTGGGCCTGGGCGCCCAGAGCCTGCTCAATGACGTGATTACGGGTTTTTTCATGCTCTTTGAGGACCAAATCCAGGTGGGCGACTGGGTGGAGATCGCGGGCGTGTCGGGCACGGTGGAGAGCATCTCGCTGCGCTGCTGCTCGGTGCGGGCCTTTGGCGGGGAACTGCACATCATCCCCAATGGCAAGATCGACAAGGTGACCAACTACTGCCGCGGGCCCATGAAGGCGCTGGTGGATATCAGCATCAGCCCCGAGGCGGATATGGCCACGGTCAACCAGGCGCTTGGCGAGGCTGCGGAGGAATTTGCCCGCGCCCAGGCCGGGCAGATCGTCTCGCCCCCCGAGGTAATGGGCATCACCGCGCTGGAGCAGGGCGTGCTGCGGCTGCGCGTGGTGTGCGCCATGCAGCAGAACACCCAGTGGGCGGGGGAGCGCGAGCTGCGCCGCCTGGTGCTTAAGGCGCTGCAGGCCCATAATGTGGCGCTCGCGCCGCCCAGAGCGCACGTGCACCTCTACAGCGAGGCGCCGAAGGAGTAA
- a CDS encoding SPFH domain-containing protein, with translation MADIAQVLKYEGDNDTFIWKHPAEDFNALTQLIVHESQEALFFMNGQALDLFGPGRYTLKTQNLPLVGGLLNRATGGESPFHCEVYFINKAEQMAIKWGTDSKVEFMEPTYQFPIQIGASGQMSLRAENSRKLLLKVVGTENLLTRDMLIQSFRAFLMTKVKTYLAQVIKEERISIFEIDAHLEALSDMLKARLYDDFMDYGVALERFFVTTVAKPDGEASYEKFKQLHFRQYADIAEAKLRQQVDVIAAQTEAQKTVIESQAMAAKRAQEGYTYGQERGFDVAARVAENEAVGQFTNMGVGLGTMAGVGGAVGGLVGGAVGNAMHSATAGAAPSATCAQCSAGLPAGAKFCPACGTAAAADNTITCPQCGARVSRARFCAACGYAFPAACPQCGAELTDGAKFCPQCGAKL, from the coding sequence ATGGCAGATATTGCACAGGTCCTTAAATATGAAGGGGACAACGATACCTTTATCTGGAAGCATCCCGCGGAGGATTTCAACGCCCTCACCCAGCTGATCGTCCACGAATCACAGGAGGCGCTCTTTTTCATGAACGGGCAGGCGCTGGACCTGTTCGGCCCGGGGCGCTACACCCTCAAGACGCAGAACCTGCCGCTGGTGGGCGGCCTGCTCAACCGCGCGACGGGCGGGGAAAGCCCCTTCCACTGCGAGGTCTATTTTATCAACAAGGCGGAGCAGATGGCCATCAAGTGGGGCACGGACAGCAAGGTGGAGTTTATGGAACCTACCTACCAGTTCCCCATCCAGATCGGCGCAAGCGGCCAGATGTCTTTGCGCGCGGAAAATTCCCGCAAGCTGCTACTCAAGGTGGTGGGCACGGAAAACCTGCTCACGCGGGATATGCTCATCCAGTCCTTCCGCGCCTTTTTGATGACAAAGGTCAAGACGTATCTGGCGCAGGTTATTAAAGAGGAACGCATCAGCATCTTTGAAATTGACGCGCACCTGGAGGCGCTTTCAGACATGCTCAAGGCGCGGCTCTACGATGATTTTATGGACTACGGCGTGGCGCTGGAGCGCTTTTTCGTCACCACCGTGGCCAAGCCCGACGGCGAGGCATCCTATGAAAAATTCAAGCAGCTGCACTTCCGCCAGTACGCGGATATCGCCGAGGCCAAGCTGCGCCAGCAGGTGGACGTCATCGCGGCGCAGACCGAGGCGCAAAAGACGGTGATCGAATCCCAGGCCATGGCCGCCAAGCGCGCCCAAGAGGGCTACACCTACGGCCAGGAGCGCGGCTTTGACGTCGCCGCGCGCGTGGCGGAAAACGAGGCGGTCGGCCAGTTTACCAACATGGGCGTGGGCCTGGGGACCATGGCGGGCGTCGGCGGCGCGGTGGGCGGGCTGGTGGGCGGGGCCGTGGGCAACGCCATGCACAGCGCCACAGCAGGGGCTGCCCCCAGCGCCACGTGCGCCCAGTGCAGCGCGGGCCTGCCCGCGGGTGCAAAATTCTGCCCCGCGTGTGGCACGGCGGCTGCGGCGGACAATACCATTACCTGCCCGCAGTGCGGCGCGCGCGTGTCGCGCGCCAGGTTCTGCGCTGCATGCGGGTACGCCTTCCCCGCTGCCTGCCCGCAGTGCGGCGCTGAACTGACCGATGGCGCAAAATTCTGCCCGCAGTGCGGCGCAAAGCTTTGA
- a CDS encoding ParB/RepB/Spo0J family partition protein yields MAQKRGLGKGLGALIGGAPLEQREVSQAALHVAEEAPRGAQEVPISAIDPNADQPRKHFDTQALETLADSIKQHGLVQPIIVRRDGARYTIIAGERRWRAARIAGLARVPILVKDDIDDRAMMEMALVENLQRQDLNPVEEAQAIAALMQEYQLTQEQVARRVGRSRSAVANVLRLLTLDERVQGMLRDGALTEGQARPLAVLSAPDQRALAERITREGLSARQVEALVQAMQQQAQPEKPRRAKAALPELAMLEETLRGALGARVQVKGDLEKGTITVSYYSRSDLERIFEVATNINPSEQ; encoded by the coding sequence ATGGCGCAGAAACGAGGGCTTGGCAAGGGCCTGGGCGCGCTCATCGGGGGCGCGCCGCTGGAGCAGCGCGAGGTATCCCAGGCAGCGCTGCACGTGGCGGAGGAGGCGCCCCGCGGCGCGCAGGAGGTGCCTATCAGCGCCATCGACCCCAACGCAGACCAGCCGCGCAAGCACTTTGACACGCAGGCCCTGGAGACGCTGGCGGATTCCATCAAGCAGCACGGGCTGGTGCAGCCCATCATTGTGCGCCGGGACGGCGCGCGCTACACCATCATCGCGGGAGAGCGGCGCTGGCGCGCGGCGCGCATCGCGGGCCTTGCGCGGGTACCCATTCTCGTCAAGGACGATATCGACGACCGCGCCATGATGGAGATGGCGCTGGTGGAAAACTTGCAGCGCCAGGACCTGAATCCCGTGGAGGAGGCACAGGCGATCGCAGCGCTCATGCAGGAATACCAGCTAACGCAGGAACAGGTGGCCCGCCGCGTGGGCCGCAGCCGCTCCGCCGTGGCCAATGTGCTGCGGTTGCTCACGCTGGATGAGCGTGTGCAGGGCATGCTGCGCGATGGTGCGCTTACCGAGGGGCAGGCCCGCCCGCTGGCGGTGCTCTCCGCGCCGGATCAGCGTGCGCTGGCCGAGCGCATTACGCGCGAGGGGCTCTCCGCCCGGCAGGTTGAGGCGCTGGTGCAGGCGATGCAGCAGCAGGCGCAGCCTGAAAAACCGCGCCGCGCCAAAGCGGCGCTGCCCGAGCTTGCCATGCTGGAGGAGACGCTGCGCGGCGCGCTGGGCGCGCGCGTGCAGGTCAAGGGCGATTTGGAGAAGGGAACCATCACCGTTTCCTATTATTCCCGCAGCGATCTAGAGCGGATTTTCGAGGTTGCAACGAACATCAACCCGTCCGAGCAATAA